The Arthrobacter burdickii genome window below encodes:
- a CDS encoding benzoate/H(+) symporter BenE family transporter, with protein sequence MHTSTAVRPGLHEPVLAGVVTALVGFTSSFAVVLAGLRVTGATPEQAASGLLALTAVVGVGIVLLSLRYRLPITLSWSTPGAALLAGASIPAGGWPAAVGAFLVTGVLIALTGAVPWLGRLVARIPQHLAQAMLAGVLLPLCLAPFQSLGSIPLLVLPVIAVWLAASALVPKWAVPLALAAALAVIGFQFALHGTVIDPSSLAPTLTVTLPTLDPAAVVGIALPLYVVTMASQNLPGVAVLASFGYRAPWRPALAVTGLGTAVVAPFGGHAVNLAALSAALSAGEGAGEDRDRRWIAALTAGVSYLVLAGVSGALVVVVGAAPAGLVEAVAGLALIGTMATAVTASFSDARGRMSGAVTFLLAASGLSVLGIGGAFWALVGGLLVRAVLERKAPRA encoded by the coding sequence GTGCACACGAGTACCGCCGTCCGGCCCGGCCTGCACGAACCCGTCCTCGCCGGGGTCGTCACGGCCCTCGTCGGCTTCACGTCGTCCTTCGCCGTCGTCCTCGCGGGACTGCGGGTCACCGGCGCCACGCCGGAGCAGGCCGCGTCGGGGCTGCTCGCCCTGACGGCCGTGGTGGGCGTCGGGATCGTCCTGCTGTCGCTGCGGTACCGCCTCCCGATCACCCTGTCCTGGTCCACGCCCGGCGCCGCCCTCCTGGCCGGTGCGAGCATCCCGGCGGGAGGCTGGCCGGCAGCGGTGGGTGCGTTCCTCGTCACGGGCGTCCTGATCGCCCTGACCGGGGCGGTGCCGTGGCTCGGCCGCCTCGTCGCCCGGATCCCGCAGCACCTCGCCCAGGCCATGCTCGCCGGCGTGCTCCTGCCCCTCTGCCTGGCCCCGTTCCAGTCCCTGGGCTCCATCCCCCTGCTGGTGCTGCCGGTGATCGCCGTCTGGCTCGCTGCCTCCGCGCTCGTGCCGAAGTGGGCTGTCCCGCTCGCCCTCGCCGCCGCCCTGGCGGTGATCGGCTTCCAGTTCGCCCTGCATGGGACGGTCATCGACCCGTCCTCCCTCGCACCCACGCTCACCGTCACCCTGCCGACCCTCGATCCGGCCGCCGTCGTCGGCATAGCCCTGCCCCTCTACGTGGTCACCATGGCTTCGCAGAACCTTCCCGGCGTCGCCGTCCTCGCGTCCTTCGGCTACCGGGCACCCTGGCGGCCCGCGCTCGCCGTGACGGGACTCGGCACCGCCGTCGTCGCGCCCTTCGGCGGGCACGCAGTCAACCTCGCGGCCCTGTCCGCGGCGCTGTCCGCCGGCGAGGGCGCGGGCGAGGACCGGGACCGCCGCTGGATCGCGGCCCTCACGGCCGGGGTCTCCTACCTGGTGCTCGCGGGAGTCTCGGGTGCCCTCGTCGTCGTCGTGGGTGCCGCCCCGGCCGGGCTCGTGGAGGCCGTGGCCGGCCTCGCACTCATCGGCACCATGGCGACGGCGGTGACGGCATCCTTCAGCGATGCGCGGGGTCGGATGAGCGGAGCCGTGACGTTCCTCCTGGCGGCGTCGGGCCTGTCCGTCCTCGGGATCGGAGGAGCGTTCTGGGCACTCGTCGGCGGGCTGCTGGTCCGGGCGGTCCTGGAGCGGAAGGCTCCGCGCGCCTGA
- a CDS encoding SNF2-related protein — protein MPNSSHPMVDVTDIIRIVGGAAFQRGQTYAKDGAVSSLAWDAESKILTGKVRGTAPSDYRTKLRLGVKGDGRFRPLENFCSCPVGADCKHVAATALQSNTENLLAQHERELGARPAPRPSAPDGWQASLLDLLEADGSDESPAAALTPLGLQFELRTPEVAVQRWGSAAQRQGQRTLNTRLGVRPVSQNGKGKWIKNNLSWGSISYQTYGLKLDPDQHRWFSQFPALHRGTGVNYFGNNDSWLYLDDFSNPLLWQLLDEAQRLGIAFVGSKKSVTIELADRATLKLDATETEDGSLQLCPALDVDGRPHPSETAHVISTHGIYTVAPDDTITLAPTSRRLTPKDIELLQRGRAVVVPEEEKSLFLQEYYPKLRQSIQVESSDGTVELPEIQPPVLVLTTAYGADGSVALDWHFDYPLGDAVQRRPFRRGGPGSDDGYRDTDAEDALAAAVRQVLGALPLKSQKLEDMQAVEFAEDVLPRLLELDGVSVDVVGEKPDYRELTETPTLRISTVETDNRDWFDLGVMVTVSGRTIPFDSIFRALAQGRTKLKLVDNSYLSLEQPVFDQLRELIEEARALSEWDPESGLQISRYQAGLWADFEDLAEETEQAQSWRDAVSGLLELKDVEATPAPAGLVAEMRPYQAEGFSWLAFLWRHQLGGVLADDMGLGKTLQALALMAYAKESTALDAPFLVVAPTSVVPNWSKEAHRFAPGLKVAAISDTQGASGVPIREQVGDADIVITSYTLFRLDFSAYQDLSWSGLILDEAQFVKNRASKVHQAAKDFDAPFKLAITGTPMENNLMELWSLFNIVAPGLFPSARKFTEDYRTPIEKIGDNRPLVRLRKRIRPLMMRRTKEAVASDLPPKQEQVLEVELHPEHRRIYETYLQRERQKLLGLIEDMNRNRMIVFRSLTLLRMLSLDASLVDPEHEGVPSAKLEVLFENLEDVLAEGHRALVFSQFTSYLKKAAEQLDARGIEYAYLDGSTRSRGEVIDSFKDGKAPVFLISLKAGGFGLNLTEADYCFLLDPWWNPASEAQAVDRTHRIGQTKNVMVYRMVSTGTIEEKVMKLKEQKAKLFTSVMDDDAIFSSALTAEDIRGLLEA, from the coding sequence ATGCCCAATTCCAGCCACCCCATGGTCGATGTCACCGACATCATCCGGATCGTGGGCGGGGCTGCGTTCCAGCGCGGACAGACCTACGCCAAGGACGGCGCCGTCAGCTCCCTCGCGTGGGATGCGGAGTCCAAGATCCTGACCGGAAAGGTCCGAGGCACCGCACCCTCCGACTACCGGACCAAACTCCGCCTCGGGGTGAAGGGCGACGGCCGCTTCCGCCCGCTGGAGAACTTCTGCAGCTGCCCCGTCGGCGCGGACTGCAAGCACGTCGCTGCCACCGCCCTGCAGAGCAACACCGAGAACCTCCTCGCACAGCACGAGCGTGAACTCGGCGCACGGCCGGCGCCGCGCCCGTCGGCGCCGGACGGCTGGCAGGCGTCCCTCCTCGACCTCCTCGAAGCCGACGGCTCCGACGAGAGCCCGGCAGCAGCGCTGACACCGCTCGGGCTCCAGTTCGAGCTGCGGACCCCCGAAGTGGCCGTCCAGCGGTGGGGGTCGGCCGCCCAGCGCCAGGGGCAGCGGACACTCAATACGCGTCTCGGCGTGCGGCCGGTCAGCCAGAACGGCAAGGGCAAGTGGATCAAGAACAACCTGTCCTGGGGCAGCATCAGCTACCAGACGTACGGGTTGAAGCTCGACCCCGACCAGCACCGCTGGTTCTCCCAGTTCCCGGCGCTGCACCGCGGGACGGGCGTCAACTACTTCGGCAACAACGACTCCTGGCTGTACCTCGACGACTTCAGCAACCCACTCCTGTGGCAGCTGCTGGACGAGGCGCAGCGCCTCGGGATCGCCTTCGTGGGGTCCAAGAAATCGGTGACGATCGAGCTGGCCGACCGCGCCACCCTGAAACTCGACGCGACGGAGACGGAGGACGGCTCACTCCAGCTCTGCCCGGCCCTCGACGTCGACGGCCGGCCCCACCCATCGGAGACCGCCCACGTCATCAGCACCCACGGCATCTACACCGTCGCCCCCGATGACACCATCACGCTCGCGCCGACCTCCCGAAGGCTGACTCCCAAGGACATCGAGCTCCTGCAGCGCGGCCGCGCCGTCGTCGTGCCCGAGGAGGAGAAGTCCCTCTTCCTGCAGGAGTACTACCCCAAGCTGCGGCAGTCCATCCAGGTGGAGAGCAGCGACGGCACGGTCGAGCTGCCTGAGATCCAGCCCCCGGTCCTCGTCCTGACGACGGCCTACGGTGCCGACGGGTCCGTGGCCCTCGACTGGCACTTCGACTACCCGCTGGGTGACGCCGTGCAGCGCAGGCCGTTCCGTCGGGGCGGTCCGGGCAGCGACGACGGATACCGCGACACCGATGCCGAGGACGCGCTCGCCGCTGCTGTTCGCCAGGTCCTCGGCGCCCTGCCCCTGAAGTCCCAGAAGCTCGAGGACATGCAGGCCGTGGAGTTCGCCGAGGACGTGCTGCCGAGACTCCTGGAGCTCGACGGCGTGAGCGTGGACGTCGTCGGCGAGAAGCCGGACTACCGGGAGCTGACGGAGACGCCCACGCTGCGCATCAGCACCGTCGAGACGGACAACCGCGACTGGTTCGACCTCGGCGTGATGGTGACGGTGAGCGGGCGCACCATCCCCTTCGACTCGATCTTCCGGGCACTGGCGCAGGGCCGGACGAAGCTGAAGCTCGTCGACAACAGCTACCTGTCCCTCGAGCAGCCCGTCTTCGACCAGCTCCGTGAACTCATCGAGGAGGCCCGCGCGCTGAGCGAGTGGGACCCCGAGTCCGGCCTGCAGATCAGCCGCTACCAGGCGGGGTTGTGGGCGGACTTCGAGGACCTCGCCGAGGAGACCGAGCAGGCGCAGTCCTGGCGCGACGCCGTGAGCGGCCTGCTCGAACTCAAGGACGTCGAGGCCACCCCTGCACCCGCAGGCCTTGTCGCGGAGATGCGGCCCTACCAGGCGGAGGGCTTCAGCTGGCTCGCCTTCCTGTGGCGGCACCAGCTCGGCGGCGTGCTCGCCGACGACATGGGCCTCGGCAAGACCCTGCAGGCCCTCGCGCTCATGGCCTACGCGAAGGAGAGCACTGCACTCGACGCTCCGTTCCTCGTCGTCGCACCCACCTCCGTGGTGCCCAACTGGTCCAAGGAGGCGCACCGCTTCGCACCCGGCCTCAAGGTCGCGGCGATCAGCGACACGCAGGGTGCCTCCGGCGTCCCGATCCGCGAGCAGGTGGGCGACGCCGACATCGTCATCACCTCCTACACCCTGTTCCGGCTCGACTTCTCCGCCTACCAGGACCTCTCGTGGTCCGGGCTCATACTCGACGAGGCGCAGTTCGTCAAGAACCGTGCGTCCAAGGTGCACCAGGCGGCGAAGGACTTCGACGCGCCCTTCAAGCTCGCCATCACCGGAACGCCCATGGAGAACAACCTCATGGAGCTGTGGTCCCTGTTCAACATCGTGGCACCGGGGCTGTTCCCCTCCGCCCGGAAGTTCACGGAGGACTACCGGACACCGATCGAGAAGATCGGCGACAACCGGCCGCTGGTGCGGCTGCGCAAGCGCATCCGTCCGCTGATGATGCGCCGCACCAAGGAAGCCGTCGCGTCCGACCTCCCGCCGAAGCAGGAACAGGTCCTCGAGGTGGAGCTCCATCCCGAGCACAGGCGCATCTACGAGACATACCTGCAGCGCGAGCGGCAGAAGCTCCTCGGCCTGATCGAGGACATGAACCGCAACCGGATGATCGTCTTCCGGTCCCTGACCCTGCTGCGCATGCTCAGCCTCGATGCCTCGCTCGTCGACCCCGAGCACGAGGGCGTCCCGTCCGCCAAGCTCGAGGTCCTGTTCGAGAACCTCGAGGACGTCCTCGCCGAGGGACACCGCGCGCTCGTCTTCAGCCAGTTCACGTCCTACCTCAAGAAGGCCGCCGAGCAGCTGGACGCCCGGGGCATCGAGTACGCGTACCTCGACGGCTCCACCCGCAGCCGGGGCGAGGTCATCGACTCCTTCAAGGACGGCAAGGCCCCCGTGTTCCTCATCAGCCTCAAGGCCGGCGGTTTCGGCCTCAACCTCACCGAGGCGGACTACTGCTTCCTCCTCGACCCCTGGTGGAACCCGGCCTCCGAGGCGCAGGCCGTGGACCGCACGCACCGCATCGGGCAGACGAAGAACGTCATGGTCTACCGCATGGTGTCCACAGGGACCATCGAGGAGAAGGT
- a CDS encoding helix-turn-helix domain-containing protein, translated as MPEDKPDRTGSLRIAVARRITALRREKGLSLSGLAARAGIGKGTLSELEAGTRNATLETLYALAGALGVPLTGLVGDETGRSVSDGVVDARLLMVRLHDDGGTSEVFWLTIAAGGTRISPPHVPGTTEHLRLVRGSARVGPQGAERAVDAGGSRSWSGDTVHCYGSTEGAEGVLVIETPRGPA; from the coding sequence ATGCCCGAGGACAAGCCCGACCGGACCGGATCGCTCCGAATCGCCGTTGCCCGGCGCATTACGGCGCTGCGCCGGGAGAAGGGTCTCTCGCTCAGCGGCCTAGCCGCCCGGGCAGGGATCGGTAAGGGCACGCTGTCCGAACTCGAGGCCGGCACCCGCAACGCGACCCTCGAGACCCTTTACGCGCTGGCGGGCGCGCTGGGAGTTCCGCTGACCGGCCTCGTGGGGGACGAGACGGGCCGCAGCGTGTCCGACGGCGTGGTGGACGCCCGGCTCCTGATGGTCCGCCTGCACGACGACGGCGGGACCTCGGAAGTTTTCTGGCTCACCATCGCCGCCGGCGGCACGAGGATCTCACCACCGCATGTCCCGGGTACCACCGAGCATCTGCGGCTGGTACGGGGGAGTGCGCGGGTGGGGCCTCAGGGCGCCGAGCGGGCGGTCGATGCCGGCGGGTCGCGGTCGTGGTCCGGCGACACGGTGCACTGCTACGGGTCGACGGAGGGAGCCGAGGGAGTCCTCGTCATCGAGACTCCAAGGGGGCCAGCCTGA
- a CDS encoding cation:proton antiporter, which translates to MFEVPSIIYAAAGLAVFAAALLPRLLVRAPVSMPMVFFAAGILVFGLARDLPDPDPLKYSDVAIHLSEVCVIISLMGAGLALDRRVGWRSWSTTWRLLGIAMPLCILLVTLMGLWLLGLGLASALLVAAALAPTDPVLASEVQVGEPSESEEDLGAEDEVRFGLTSEAGLNDGLAFPFVYLAILISTVGLAPSAWFPEWILLDVLWRMIIGCAFGFGIGRLLGRIFFRTPLKSVRLANYSEGFVALAATFLTYGLTEAVEGYGFIAVFVCAVTIRAGEQTHGYHGVLHSYIEQLERLLTVVVLVLLGGAVARGLFEGLRPLEMVVAVVFILLVRPLTAWLSLARGKTGPRERTVLAFFGVRGIGSIYYLSYALSKGEFTADETALWRVGGLVIVLSIVVHGITAAPVINALDRARQRKARAQGDEAQAPNTPV; encoded by the coding sequence GTGTTCGAGGTACCCAGCATCATCTATGCGGCGGCGGGGCTCGCCGTGTTCGCCGCCGCGCTCCTGCCCCGGCTGCTCGTCCGCGCGCCGGTCTCGATGCCCATGGTGTTCTTCGCCGCGGGCATCCTGGTCTTCGGTTTGGCGCGCGACCTGCCCGACCCCGACCCCCTGAAGTACAGCGACGTCGCTATCCACCTCAGTGAGGTGTGCGTGATCATCTCGCTCATGGGAGCCGGCCTCGCCCTGGACCGTAGGGTGGGCTGGCGCAGCTGGTCCACCACCTGGCGGCTCCTCGGCATCGCGATGCCGCTGTGCATCCTCCTCGTGACCCTGATGGGGCTGTGGTTGCTCGGGCTCGGCCTGGCCTCCGCCCTGCTGGTGGCCGCGGCTCTGGCGCCGACCGACCCCGTCCTCGCCTCCGAGGTGCAGGTCGGCGAGCCGTCGGAATCGGAGGAGGACCTCGGCGCCGAGGACGAGGTGCGCTTCGGGCTGACGTCCGAGGCCGGCCTCAACGACGGGCTGGCCTTCCCCTTCGTCTACCTCGCCATCCTGATCAGCACTGTGGGGCTGGCGCCGTCCGCCTGGTTCCCCGAATGGATCCTGCTCGACGTGCTGTGGCGCATGATCATCGGCTGCGCCTTCGGATTCGGCATCGGCAGGCTGCTGGGCCGCATCTTCTTCCGGACGCCGCTCAAGAGCGTCCGCCTCGCGAACTACTCCGAGGGTTTCGTGGCGCTGGCCGCGACGTTCCTGACCTACGGACTGACCGAAGCCGTGGAGGGCTACGGTTTCATCGCGGTCTTCGTCTGCGCCGTCACCATCCGGGCCGGCGAGCAGACCCACGGCTACCACGGGGTGCTGCACAGCTACATCGAGCAGCTGGAGCGGCTCCTGACCGTCGTCGTGCTGGTCCTGCTCGGCGGCGCCGTCGCCCGGGGGCTGTTCGAGGGCCTGCGCCCCCTGGAGATGGTGGTCGCGGTCGTGTTCATCCTGCTGGTCCGCCCGCTCACCGCCTGGCTGAGCCTCGCGCGTGGCAAGACCGGCCCCAGGGAACGCACCGTGCTCGCCTTCTTCGGGGTGCGCGGGATCGGCTCCATCTACTACCTCAGCTACGCGCTGTCGAAGGGCGAGTTCACGGCGGACGAGACGGCACTGTGGCGGGTCGGCGGACTCGTCATCGTCCTGTCGATCGTGGTCCACGGCATCACGGCCGCGCCCGTCATCAACGCCCTGGACCGCGCCCGCCAGCGCAAGGCGCGCGCACAGGGCGACGAGGCGCAGGCGCCGAACACGCCCGTCTAG